The DNA region AGGTCAACGTCCACGGCGGCGCGATCGCCATCGGCCACCCGCTCGGCGCGAGCGGCGCGCGGCTCACGACCACGCTGGTCCACGCGATGCGGGCACGCGGCGCCCGCTACGCCCTCCAGACGATGTGCGAGGCGGGCGGCCTGGCCAACGCGATGGTGCTGGAGGGGCTGTAGTCAGCGCCTGCGGGCGCGGTGTCGGCCCACCACGGGCGGCTGCTGTCCCGCGCCGGGCGACGGTGCCTGCCCGGGTCCGGCCACACGGTTGCGGGCGTCCCCCGGGCAGACCCCGAGGAGCCCGAGGGATCCGACTCAGCGGTCCCGGAAGTGGTGGCGCTTGCGCCAGGCGACGATCGCTCCCGCGAGGGCGGGCAGCGCGATGAAGGCCATGGCGATCAGGAAGGCGGGGGACGTCGGTGCCGAGGCGCGGGCGCCGGCGACGACGTACGCGGCGGTGTTGGGGATCGAGCCGAGGCCCGTGGCGAGGAGGAACGGGAACCAGCCCATGCGGGAGACGGACGCGCAGTAGTTCGCGGCCCAGAACGGCACTCCGGGGAAGAGCCGCGCGGCCATCATCGAGCGGAATCCGTGGCGGCTGAGCTGACCGTCCGCCGCCGTCAGCCAGCGGCCCCGGAGCAGTGGTCGCAGCGCGTCCTGCCCGAGTATCCGGCCGAGCCCGAAGGCGATCCCGGCCCCCAGCACCGTACCCCCGAGCGAGGCCCCGAGCCCGAGCTGCGAGCCGAACAGGGCGCCCGCGGCCAGATTGAGGAGCGGCCGGGGCACGAACGCGACCGTGCACAGCCCGTACGCCACCGCGAAGACCACGGCCGCGGCCGCACCGTTCAGCTGTGGCGGCCAGCCGTCGGCCAGCAGCTTCTGTGGCTCGAACAGCAGCACCGTCGCGGCCGCCGACACCAGCAGCAACACCAGCAGGGAGAGCCGGGACCACGGAGAGAGCAGTGCTCTCGTGCAGCGGGCGGTGAAACCTCTCGGCGCGGTGGCGAACTCGGTGAGGACGAGTTCCGTCGCGGGGACCGGGGGAGCGGCTGTGGCGGTGCCCCCAGAGCGGGTGGTGGCATCGAGCATCCGGTGACACTAACTGACCAGTGTGTGTGATCGCCGTATGGTTCGTCTCATGGGCGTCACAGCTTCCGGAACGTCAGATGGCCACTTGGAGCTGCCGCGCAGCGCCCTCGCGGACACCGTGCTGGAGCGGCTCACCGCCACGTACGCCGCGGCGGCCGATCCGCGGCGGGCCGGGGAGATGCGCGCGTACATGAAGGACATCGCCCCTTTCCTGGGCCTGACCACGCCCGATCGCCGCGCGCTCTCCCGCACCGCCCTCGACGGAACACCCCGTCCGGACGAGGCCGACTGCACGGCCGTGGCGCTGCGCTGCTGGCGGCTGCCGGAGCGCGAGTACCAGTACTTCGCCGTCGACTATCTGCGCCGGCATGTGAGGCGTCTCTCGTCCGGCTTCCTGCCCGTGGCACGCCATCTCGTCTCCACGGTCCCTTGGTGGGACACCGTCGACGCACTCGCCGCCCATGTGGTCGGAGGCCTCGTGGAGGCCG from Streptomyces sp. NBC_00258 includes:
- a CDS encoding TVP38/TMEM64 family protein, whose amino-acid sequence is MLDATTRSGGTATAAPPVPATELVLTEFATAPRGFTARCTRALLSPWSRLSLLVLLLVSAAATVLLFEPQKLLADGWPPQLNGAAAAVVFAVAYGLCTVAFVPRPLLNLAAGALFGSQLGLGASLGGTVLGAGIAFGLGRILGQDALRPLLRGRWLTAADGQLSRHGFRSMMAARLFPGVPFWAANYCASVSRMGWFPFLLATGLGSIPNTAAYVVAGARASAPTSPAFLIAMAFIALPALAGAIVAWRKRHHFRDR
- a CDS encoding DNA alkylation repair protein, which translates into the protein MGVTASGTSDGHLELPRSALADTVLERLTATYAAAADPRRAGEMRAYMKDIAPFLGLTTPDRRALSRTALDGTPRPDEADCTAVALRCWRLPEREYQYFAVDYLRRHVRRLSSGFLPVARHLVSTVPWWDTVDALAAHVVGGLVEADPKLRTDMDRWIEDDDLWVARTALLHQLRYKDATDTERLFGYCVRQSGHPDFFIRKAIGWCLREYAKTDPRAVRDFVAGERDRLSPLSVREALKNVGP